A region from the Dryobates pubescens isolate bDryPub1 chromosome 39, bDryPub1.pri, whole genome shotgun sequence genome encodes:
- the CEP68 gene encoding centrosomal protein of 68 kDa encodes MAVDVGKSPSRASLSGVTESHGRWDCTEVEMDHPQLADSLHQLLGTEKATSCPQGTEGLAVSGCSRLATAATQGSSSYHPEVSPAPAPRLPKARASLPETETSLHRATDGADVPHHGSHWFLSSSEQQQGKALGCWEPASSPPSRRSSAEEGILAGSCHRALAGPGRRWADQSSVPSTPELLRPPSPASPEGALRSRSASCFSALSSEDQGLSAEPSGSLLTSTALPSPAAASPRELCCGWGGAEGSALRLCSSFRPALLGGRSAAERVREVSSYQANYWACAIPDSLPPSPDRRSRRWDPNKEYEDLLDYAYPLKPGYRLAKVPEPFLHDSGIGLDSFSVSLEGTSASTSVYGRSGQAEGSGRNGHRRFVASAERCSTPGPGKRGCSGASLCCEPSPIAKEFSFTRRASSLSPRGPAKALTLESAGLGSPGPPAADGRSWHARASSFPSHKGQLKSTHRFLPTTGVLPLRKEWDADEEFLSLPPKLLELEGLAQFLSSLSLTVRMPVHARGSPSLTQPPVARAALGHEACGRDRRGNVGDLGGLGPPCSSHQPSWENTELCGQSHRDPLRGLTLQAGLRDTLDGTCLSEPQGKGHPKKSQEGESLAQCLKTFCCQLEELIHWLYNTVEAAGSWQPAWPHAGGVKALLHHYLEFRKDVAKHQSLTKSVLERGEALLDCLAATSPALRDTLGLIVKQSEELEAHAEHLYESVLATVGQDRVEDEEGTTESCSVGAASVRPGLG; translated from the exons ATGGCTGTAGATGTTGGGAAATCACcttctagagcctccctgagtGGGGTCACCGAGAGCCATGGTAGATGGGACTGCACAGAGGTGGAGATGGACCACCCTCAGCTAGCAGACAGCCTGCACCAGCTTCTGGGTACAGAGAAGGCCACATCCTGCCcacagggcacagaggggctggcagTGAGCGGATGCAGTCGCTTGGCCACGGCTGCCACGCAGGGAAGCTCAAGCTACCACCCAGAAGTGTCTCCAGCACCTGCACCCAGACTGCCCAAAGCAAGGGCAAGCctcccagagacagagacttcaCTTCACAGAGCCACTGATGGTGCTGATGTGCCTCATCATGGGAGCCACTGGTTCCTCTCCTCCTCGGAGCAGCAG caggggaaggcatTGGGCTGTTGGGAGCCGGcgtccagccctcccagccggcgcagctctgcagaggagggcatccttgctggcagctgccaccgTGCTCTTGCCGGCCCGGGCAGAAGATGGGCAGATCAATCCTCAGTACCCTCCACCCCAGAGCTCCTGCGTCCCCCAAGCCCAGCCAGCCCCGAGGGAGCCCTGCGGAGCCGCTCTGCGTCGTGCTTCTCGGCTCTGTCTTCGGAAGACCAGGGGCTTTCTGCGGAGCCCTCCGGGAGCCTGCTGACCAGCACGGCCCTGCCTTCTCCCGCAGCCGCCTCCCCCCGGGAGCTGTGCTGCGGCTGGggtggagcagagggcagcGCGCTGCGGCTGTGCAGCTCCTTCAGACCTGCGCTGCTGGGCGGCCGCAGCGCCGCGGAGCGCGTCCGGGAGGTGTCGTCCTACCAAGCCAACTACTGGGCCTGCGCCATCCCGGACTCCTTGCCCCCCTCCCCGGACCGCCGTTCGCGCCGCTGGGACCCCAACAAAGAGTACGAGGACTTGCTGGATTATGCTTATCCCCTGAAGCCAGGGTACAGGCTGGCAAAGGTGCCTGAGCCTTTCCTCCACGACTCGGGAATAGGCCTGGACAGCTTTTCCGTTTCCCTGGAAGGTACCTCGGCTTCCACCAGCGTTTATGGCCGAagtgggcaggctgagggaagtggaaGAAATGGACATCGTAGGTTCGTGGCCTCTGcagagaggtgctccaccccAGGGCCTGGGAagagaggctgctcaggagctaGCTTGTGCTGTGAACCTTCACCTATTGCAAAAGAGTTTTCCTTCACAAGGAgagcttcctctctctctcctagAGGTCCTGCTAAGGCACTAACGTTGGAGTCAGCCGGGCTGGGTTCACCTGGCCCCCCTGCTGCAGATGGGAGGAGCTGGCATGCCAGAGCCAGCTCTTTCCCAAGCCACAAAGGGCAGCTGAAAAGCACCCATAGGTTTTTGCCTACCACAGGGGTGCTCCCCCTGAGGAAAGAATGGGATGCTGATGAGGAATTTCTGTCCCTGCCTCCaaaactgctggagctggaggggctggcTCAGTTCCTGTCCAGCCTTTCCCTGACCGTCAGGATGCCTGTGCACGCCCGTGGGAGCCCCTCACTCACTCAGCCCCCTGtagccagggcagctctggggcacgAAGCTTGTGGCAGGGACAGAAGAGGGAATGTTGGGGatctgggggggctggggcccccctgcagctctcaccagcccagctgggaaaACACTGAACTCTGTGGCCAGAGCCACAGGGATCCTCTGCGGGGCCTGACTCTGCAAGCTGGCCTCAGGGACACCTTGGATGGGACATGCCTAAGTGAaccacagggcaaggggcacccAAAGAAGAGCCAGGAGGGCGAGTCCCTTGCACAGTGCCTTAAG AcgttctgctgccagctggaggagctgatcCATTGGCTGTACAACACCgtggaggctgctggcagctggcagccagcctggccccacgcCGGAGGTGTGAAGGCCTTGCTGCACCACTACCTG GAATTCAGGAAAGATGTGGCCAAGCACCAGAGCCTGACCAAGAGTGtgctggagaggggagaagCTCTCCTGGACTGCCTGGCAGCAACTTCTCCAG CTCTGAGAGACACTCTGGGCTTGATTGTGAAGCAGTCAGAAGAGCTGGAAGCACATGCAGAGCACTTGTACGAGTCTGTCCTAGCTACTGTGGGCCAGGACAGGGTGGAAGATGAGGAGGGCACAACAGAGAGCTGCTCAGTGG GTGCTGCCTCTGTCAGACCTGGGCTCGGTTGA